The window tttatttttattccttttttacaggtgtttttttcaggtagttaatggatagcttcaaagcccgaaacttttttgatttacataattttcaagaattacaGTCTTTTCTAACatacattgattacctaagatattgagtacattgttcaaaacattttttctgtaaccttagtcaatcatgattaagcttttacgTTTGCacctcaatcactaggtgctaggcGACGCAACTAGACTATGTGACTAGTGATCTATTATTCACTTCtgactttaaagcatacctataattatttcattaatctttaaagcatacttatgattaagctttcttacttctaaactaaaatctcagtaaaacacacttaaaagtagtgaaagtctattatttaaaagcctactactctgaagtacctctaaaatatatctgttaattttacattattctattttcaatttccaaggtcatttctttttttcatatgatCTATTCAACTActttcttaaagaacttccttgatcctgggtcaaagcacaccaatttttatgtctttgtaagctttaactaaagggcaggctttatccctcaacccatttgtcatttatgttaactatgtgttttccatttttatcattaGTTTCTGTGTAAGGCCAAGGAGGGTCTATTGGTtggggaaatgtatttttattagcctcttgtcctcGAGGGGGATACCATAAGCTACATACGGTGGTCCGTGTACTGTtggcacagcaattgtttttctgtagctaggctattgtacaggttgtggctttaggatggggttggggggctaatgtaaattgttaaccatgggataaatatttcttgttgttcAGGCTTAAGGAATAACACcattgtttgtatcctgagagagATTGAAATGCACCTCATGACATGTCTCaattgtatccttagtctcattgtgggaattttcctgcaatttCAGGCAATatgtcttttattattgattgacatATGCCTTGCTATCCATATCACGAggatcataaacaaaacacttaacatttctAATGGTTCCAGTTTCTAGATGGCGTGGCCCGGCTACAGCATCCCccacactgtgaccctgtcagacagtgGCTATAGGAACGCCTTCACCAAAGAGTGGATATTACTTCTGACTTTCCAGGATAAGTGTATTCTGACATTTAGTAATATGAGAATCTCAGAAATTGTACAAGATTTTTGTTTGTAATCATTTCTAACCAAGCATTTAACTCTTCAGTTAACATTAACTACAGTGCCATATTTTGCTCCTGATTGACCCACACATTTTTCTAAGCATTTCCTTTCCATGTGTCAGATATGGGGGATAATTGGTAAACAAGTTTAAGCTTCTGCTGTGAAGCAAGTGAATTtaggggaagaaatgaaaaaaaaaaccatcaagttggatgtgtaaccaacgagattctgcaatctgcatttggggtaaaattgggagttcataacccacttcaatctaatgtatgaaacatgatatgtcaagagctttgtaatgatgtgaacaaccaataaaaaaaaaaacatcaagttACTGGAGATTGTCATCATAAATGTTGCTAAATCATATCAAGTCTTCATTTTGCTTGACTTTAAAATAGGGGTAGCTCTCCTCCTCATAGGGTTCTTAGAACTTATTTCTCTAGGGGATAGAAAAATGCTTGGCTCATGGAAAGTGGCCTACAATATTgattatttatatgttttatgaaATTGACCATGGAATATGGAATAAAATAGGCAATCCCCTTAAAGTTGGTAAGTGGACTAAATTCTCACCAGTCCTCAATACTCTTGACTTGGCATTTCTACATCCTGTTGGTTTACAAATACATCATTATACCATCTTTCATGGTTTTGCTTAATATGTGAGAGGATACTGTTCATAGCCGGACCAAACTCAATGATATGAGCCTTCTCACTCCATAGCGGACACGTGGTGCCAGCAGCATGCATGGCCACCAAAGAACCTTTTGAATCAAACACCGGAGAGCCAGAAGACCCTAAAAAAAAGGTGGTGTCATAGGTAATCACATCAGGATTTTGAAGCATTTCCTGGAAGCTTCTTTGAGTGTACATGTGGATAAACTCAGATTTATCATAACCTGCTGCTGTTCTCATCTGAATCTTTTCCTTACATTTCTCTTCTCGTTTACCCTGAGGAATCACAACACAAGCGTCAGTATGCTTCTTTTCTCCATCTGGATGGCCaataatatatatcaaaccaCTAGACGGTATAGGACCAATCCCATTATACAGTCCCGCAGGTACTTcttgtccattttctttcagtttcaggACGGCGTAGTCAAGAGTTGTGTCAGATATTTCAAACCAAGGTTCAACGAGAAAGCAGTTGTCTTTTGTGACTGGGGTATCTTCATAATCGAATTTCACCATTACACATTGACTGATTATATCTGCCCACTGGCTTGGCTCTATTCCTTCTCCCACGATATCGTTTATTACATGCCGACAAGTGAAAATGAACAATCCCTTAAAAGCAAAGCAGGTGGCACAGCCTTCGATTCCATTATTGTTCCAGAATATGTATCCCACTGAGTCACTGAGTTGTGCAAGATGTTTGATCACTTTCACTGGAGTTGAATTTTTTGTGAGTTtccaaaaatttgttttatgcaATTCAAACAGAGAAgtattcttctgtctttttttcattttttccttcaagttttccctgattttttcactttctcttttcaaacaGGGATACTCTTCCACAATGTACTCTTTCAACACACGGGTGTTTCTTTCTTCTAACTCATTGTTTTGAGCAGCTGCTGCCTTAGGGTTCATTACTTGATCAGCCTCAACTTGAAAGAGCTTACCTTCTAACCCATCTATCAGCTGTGAGTTTTCTAGAATGGAATCCAGATTACCAATGAGCTTCCAATTGTCAGTCTCCAAAAAGGGAAGAAACCTTCCATCCTTGCACATGGTGTCCTTGATGGTTTCTCCTTTGAAACCATAGACACAGAGTTTGTTTCCTTCTTTGTGAAGTTCCCCACGCTTCACAATTCGTTTTCTGGTCTTCCCAATTGCATGAATGTAAAATTTGACCACGTCAGTAGATTCCTGGTTGAGCCGGCCAAATACTTGGCCATCttctttctgcttgcttttacttttggaaaatgtAATTACCACGTGGCTGTTTTCAGGAAAACAACTGAGCGGCATTCCCAGGTTTAAGAAGCCTTTAATTCCTTCTATGCCACGCACCAGCATTTCCTTACCTGGCCGAGTCTCCATAGCTTTTCTGACAGCATCAATGGTCTTGAGCCCCACCAGCAAGTTGTCCTCCTCACTGCATGTGAGCATGTATTTCATGTTCTTGTTTTTTCTAAGGTTTACATTCAAGGTAATAGTAATGATTTTGTTTGGAGAAGTGGTCTGGACTTTCGGAGGTTTCCTGGGTGAGTGGGAACTTTGATCCTGGGTGTCAGTTATATCTCTTGGCCTTTTTCTAGATTGCATCTTCATTTGAATAATACCTGAATTGTTCTGCTCTTCTTTTGAGAcctaaaaatatatgttagaCGAAAAACCTTGAGACTCTGAATAGAAccctagtttgttgttgttgttgcttgtttcctttttaaatatgcaattcACAGAATTTCTATGGGAAACTCATACTCAAAAAAACAGTGAATATAATTAGATCTCAGTTTAACTTCAGCTCTAGAATATAAGCTGAGCAGACTGTCACATCAGTCAGATAAGCTCCTAATAAGATACACTGGTGCATTTTTCTGAGACACATGCTTAAAAAGCTACCAGCTTTCTTAAAGTGTCACTTCATGTCTTGTTTACTATTCTCAGctgtaaaatttttacttttctcaaacACAGTGATAAACTGCACTgaaaattttgttcttaaaataccAAGttcatgggctggagttgtagctcattggtagagcacttgcttcacatgagtgaggcatggggttcgattctcagcatccacataaaaataagtaaataaaataaaggtccatcaacaacaaaaaattaaaaccaaaatttttaaaaaataccaagttCAGCAAAAATAAGTCACCATGATTTATTATTAGGCATTACATTTTGAACAAAATCCTCATTAGCTAACTGATTATCTGAtcataaaaatagttatttctaaTAATGAATACCTTCATTCACCCAGAACCTATCATGCAAAAAACTTTACTTATTTCCTCTATGACATCAATTAATCTCTAAATTCtatgaattgagaagaaacaaacatggcctctctttgtctttttgatgGAGAAACTTAGGTATAGAAAGTTTTTCTTGTTAGTGCCTTTCCTAGCATCATGTAATAACCACTAAATGAAGTGAGTGCCAGAATACCAACACTTAagtctaatattcctttccatgaCACCAAACATTTTTCTTGGTAAAATTTGCATTCAtgacactcatttttttttggggggggcaggataccaggaattgaaatcaggggcacttgccccataagccatatccccaggcctattttgtattctatttagagacagggtctcgctgagttgattagtgcctcacttttgctgaggctggctttgaattcatgatcctcctgtctcag is drawn from Urocitellus parryii isolate mUroPar1 chromosome 4, mUroPar1.hap1, whole genome shotgun sequence and contains these coding sequences:
- the LOC144254544 gene encoding serine protease FAM111A-like, which gives rise to MSCKNRRSQKNLLDVKKNMKIENYFAQVSKEEQNNSGIIQMKMQSRKRPRDITDTQDQSSHSPRKPPKVQTTSPNKIITITLNVNLRKNKNMKYMLTCSEEDNLLVGLKTIDAVRKAMETRPGKEMLVRGIEGIKGFLNLGMPLSCFPENSHVVITFSKSKSKQKEDGQVFGRLNQESTDVVKFYIHAIGKTRKRIVKRGELHKEGNKLCVYGFKGETIKDTMCKDGRFLPFLETDNWKLIGNLDSILENSQLIDGLEGKLFQVEADQVMNPKAAAAQNNELEERNTRVLKEYIVEEYPCLKRESEKIRENLKEKMKKRQKNTSLFELHKTNFWKLTKNSTPVKVIKHLAQLSDSVGYIFWNNNGIEGCATCFAFKGLFIFTCRHVINDIVGEGIEPSQWADIISQCVMVKFDYEDTPVTKDNCFLVEPWFEISDTTLDYAVLKLKENGQEVPAGLYNGIGPIPSSGLIYIIGHPDGEKKHTDACVVIPQGKREEKCKEKIQMRTAAGYDKSEFIHMYTQRSFQEMLQNPDVITYDTTFFLGSSGSPVFDSKGSLVAMHAAGTTCPLWSEKAHIIEFGPAMNSILSHIKQNHERWYNDVFVNQQDVEMPSQEY